A genomic region of Terriglobia bacterium contains the following coding sequences:
- the secG gene encoding preprotein translocase subunit SecG: MTYILLGIHIIVAVFLILVVLLQTGKRADLAGAFGGGGSQTVFGARGAATFLSKATTISAIIFMLTSLALSVMSSPSEGRGKSVLSDVKPAPAAPAQPGPAKK, from the coding sequence ATGACGTACATCCTGCTCGGGATCCACATCATCGTCGCGGTGTTCCTGATTCTCGTGGTGCTCCTCCAGACGGGCAAGCGCGCCGACCTGGCGGGAGCGTTCGGCGGGGGCGGGAGCCAGACGGTGTTCGGCGCGCGCGGAGCCGCGACGTTCCTTTCGAAGGCGACGACGATCAGCGCGATCATCTTCATGCTGACCTCGCTGGCGCTGTCCGTGATGTCCTCCCCGTCGGAAGGGCGTGGGAAGTCGGTGCTTTCCGACGTGAAGCCAGCGCCGGCCGCGCCGGCCCAGCCCGGGCCGGCGAAGAAGTAG
- a CDS encoding type II secretion system GspH family protein has protein sequence MDVSGDREAAVAGRRQAGLTFVELLTALAVLMILAAAAIPVMRWDEKRRLETHLRGELQIMRDAIDQYHKYSELGLIQQTDVAQEHYPRSLDELVKGVDVGDPNSPTPKTIKFLTRIPIDPMTGQAEWGLRSYQDDWDSDSWGEENVYDVYSLSPGVALDGTKYSEW, from the coding sequence GTGGATGTGTCGGGCGACAGGGAAGCGGCCGTAGCCGGGCGCCGGCAGGCGGGGCTCACGTTCGTCGAGCTGTTGACGGCGCTCGCCGTGCTGATGATCCTCGCGGCCGCGGCGATCCCGGTCATGCGATGGGACGAGAAACGCCGCTTGGAAACCCATCTGCGCGGCGAGCTTCAGATCATGCGCGACGCGATCGATCAGTATCACAAGTACTCCGAGCTCGGGCTGATCCAGCAGACCGACGTGGCCCAGGAGCACTATCCCCGGAGCCTCGACGAGCTGGTGAAGGGCGTCGACGTCGGGGACCCCAACTCGCCGACCCCGAAGACCATCAAGTTCCTCACCCGAATTCCGATCGATCCGATGACGGGGCAGGCCGAATGGGGATTGCGCTCCTACCAGGACGATTGGGACAGCGACAGCTGGGGAGAGGAAAACGTGTACGACGTGTACAGCCTCTCGCCGGGCGTCGCGCTGGACGGCACCAAGTACAGCGAGTGGTGA
- a CDS encoding PBP1A family penicillin-binding protein: MKRPDRPPRRDRAGVREEGGRRRRTSRGRVLRRAAAAAVVVLVPLAAAWLYLWVQVGRRFEGRLWDFPSRVYSDRLLLAPGSSASPDIIARRLDRCGYARVEGPPASPGQYRRRGDRLDVNLRASTGPWGETPPRRVVLRISGGVVASLEGAGGRSLQRIEIEPELLALLSGPQQEEREVVRLDAVPKRLVQAVLAAEDSRYYSHHGVDPIAIVRAAFADVRSARIVQGGSTITQQTVKNLYLGQERTWWRKLHEALLAMVLDARYSKDRILEVYLNEVYLGQRGSVAVCGVESASRFYFGKDLADLTLGECAILAGLIRNPGGYNPFAHADQTVARRDQVLRAMAEEGQIRGAEVEKARSEPLRLASGKEGHSRAPYVVDLVRAQLAEFYTPAQLAREGLRIYTTLDTTLQEAAQEALRDGLERLDRERHARSRETGRRLEGCALVLRPSTGAVLALVGGRDYGGSQFNRAVQARRQTGSCFKPFVYLTGFEAAIQGREGGLTPATILDDSPLEISAGGRVWSPSNYDGKFRGPVTARDALEHSLNVPTVRAALRVGLKDVVRTSERCGLHGLEPYPSIALGAQEVSPLDLAGAFGVLANGGDRAETRILGEVVTRDGELLEQRKRAAVQVVTPQAAWLVTDMMRGVLVRGTAASAASLGFRGNAAGKTGTTDDTRDAWFVGFTPDILALVWVGYDDNTRTGLTGASGALPIWVDLLRRGGRFTDAPFPEPEGIVRVDVDPESGGLAVAGCPTRVEEVFAEGTEPVDDCPLHTRGFKGWLRRVFGRSRRSGV; this comes from the coding sequence AGGGCGGCTCTGGGATTTTCCGTCGCGGGTGTACTCGGACCGCCTCCTGCTCGCCCCGGGCTCGTCCGCGTCCCCCGACATCATCGCGAGGCGCCTCGACCGCTGCGGCTACGCTCGCGTCGAGGGTCCTCCGGCGAGCCCCGGCCAGTATCGCCGGCGCGGCGACCGGCTCGACGTGAACCTGAGGGCGTCGACGGGGCCCTGGGGCGAGACGCCGCCTCGCCGGGTCGTCCTGCGCATCTCAGGGGGGGTCGTCGCGTCGCTGGAGGGGGCCGGGGGCCGGTCGCTTCAGAGGATCGAGATCGAGCCGGAACTCCTGGCGCTCCTCTCCGGACCGCAGCAGGAAGAGCGTGAGGTCGTTCGCCTGGACGCGGTCCCCAAGCGGCTCGTCCAGGCGGTTCTCGCGGCCGAGGACTCCCGCTACTACTCGCACCACGGTGTCGATCCCATCGCGATCGTACGCGCCGCGTTCGCGGACGTCAGGAGCGCCCGCATCGTGCAGGGGGGGAGCACCATCACGCAGCAGACCGTGAAGAACCTCTACCTGGGCCAGGAGCGAACGTGGTGGAGGAAGCTGCACGAGGCGCTCCTGGCGATGGTGCTCGACGCCAGGTACTCGAAGGACCGTATCCTCGAGGTCTATCTGAACGAGGTCTATCTCGGCCAGCGGGGCTCCGTGGCCGTCTGCGGCGTCGAGTCGGCCTCGCGCTTCTACTTCGGCAAGGATCTCGCCGACCTCACGCTCGGGGAGTGCGCGATCCTCGCGGGCCTCATCCGGAATCCGGGCGGATACAACCCGTTCGCACACGCGGACCAGACGGTGGCGCGACGCGACCAGGTGCTCAGGGCGATGGCGGAGGAAGGACAGATCCGCGGGGCCGAGGTCGAGAAGGCGCGCTCGGAGCCCCTGCGCCTCGCCAGCGGGAAGGAGGGACATTCCCGCGCGCCGTACGTCGTCGATCTGGTCCGCGCCCAGCTCGCGGAGTTCTACACGCCGGCGCAGCTGGCCCGCGAGGGGCTAAGGATCTACACCACGCTGGATACGACCCTTCAAGAGGCGGCGCAGGAGGCGCTGCGGGACGGGCTCGAGCGGCTCGACCGGGAGCGGCACGCCCGCTCGAGGGAGACCGGCCGGAGGCTCGAGGGATGCGCGCTCGTCCTGCGCCCCTCGACCGGGGCCGTTCTCGCGCTGGTGGGCGGGCGGGATTACGGCGGGAGCCAGTTCAACCGCGCCGTCCAGGCTCGCCGGCAGACCGGCTCCTGTTTCAAGCCGTTCGTCTACCTGACCGGCTTCGAGGCCGCGATCCAGGGGCGCGAGGGCGGCCTGACGCCGGCGACCATCCTCGACGACAGCCCGCTCGAGATCTCCGCGGGCGGGCGCGTGTGGAGTCCTTCGAACTACGACGGTAAGTTCCGCGGACCGGTCACGGCGCGGGACGCTCTCGAGCATTCCCTCAACGTGCCGACCGTCCGCGCGGCCCTTCGCGTGGGGCTGAAGGACGTGGTGCGGACCTCGGAGCGCTGCGGTCTCCACGGTCTCGAGCCCTACCCCTCGATCGCGCTGGGGGCCCAGGAGGTCTCTCCCCTGGATCTCGCGGGGGCGTTCGGCGTGCTCGCGAACGGCGGCGATCGGGCCGAGACTCGGATTCTGGGCGAGGTCGTCACGAGGGACGGCGAGTTGCTGGAGCAGCGAAAACGGGCCGCGGTGCAGGTGGTGACGCCACAGGCGGCCTGGCTGGTGACGGACATGATGCGGGGCGTTCTCGTCCGGGGGACCGCGGCGTCGGCGGCGTCCCTCGGCTTCCGAGGCAACGCCGCGGGCAAGACCGGCACCACGGACGACACACGGGACGCATGGTTCGTCGGATTCACCCCGGACATCCTGGCCCTGGTCTGGGTCGGATACGACGACAACACGCGGACGGGATTGACCGGCGCTTCAGGGGCCCTCCCGATCTGGGTGGACCTGCTCCGCCGCGGCGGCCGGTTCACCGACGCCCCGTTCCCGGAGCCGGAGGGGATCGTCCGGGTCGACGTGGATCCCGAAAGCGGCGGGCTCGCGGTTGCAGGGTGTCCCACGCGGGTCGAGGAAGTGTTCGCGGAGGGGACCGAGCCCGTCGACGACTGCCCCCTTCACACGCGGGGTTTCAAGGGCTGGCTTCGCCGCGTCTTCGGCAGGTCGCGTCGATCGGGAGTTTGA